The following nucleotide sequence is from Pseudonocardia abyssalis.
GAGCAGGGCCCAGGCCACCGCCTGGAGCAGCCCGATGATCGCGCCGAAGTAGATCCCCGAGTACCGGATGAACGCGAACTCCTTGTGCCCCGCCTCCTTGAAGATGCGGTTGAGCAGCGCCTTGTCCTTGACCAGGTTCGTGACGATCATGTCCTTGAGGTCGAAGACCCCGTCGATGTCGTCCTTGATCGCCGCCATCATGTGCTCGACGATCACCGGCGCCTGCTTCTGCACCCGCCCGATGACGATCCGGCGCACGGCCTCGGGGATCGACTCCCACAGCCCGGGCTGGAACTGCGTCGCGACCTGCCGGGTGATGGTCTCGATGTTGTCCAGGAGCGGCTTCTCGATCTCCTTGGCCACGCGCTCGGCGTCGAGCCGGTCGAAGATCTCCTCCGGGCTGATGAGCTTCTCGGTCATCGTGTCGCAGACGATGCTCGCCATCCGGGCCGCGCGCCGCGGCACGATGCCCTGCCAGCCCAGGTACGGCGGGATGCCCCGAAACTCCAGTGGCCGGAACATCATCTCGATCGCGACAATCTTGGTGAAGTATCCGATGACGGCCGCGACCAGCGGCATCGAGAGGTAGATGTACCAGTTGCGCCCGACGTCGGCGATGATCTCGTCCACGCCCACCCCCGTCGCCGCAGCGCCCGACTAGTCCGTCCGGTCGATCAGGTTGGCACACCGCCACAACCGGGTGAGCGGCCCGCCCACGATGCCGACCTCCCGCAGGAACGGCATGAGCTTGCGCGCCGACCAGGCGATCGACGCGCGGTGGTGCGGGTTGGCCAGCGCCGCCCGGCGGGCGGTGGCCGGGTCGAGCCCGACGCTCGCGTACACCCCGGGGTGGATCAGGCTGCGGATGACGACGAACGACACGACCGGCGTCAGCGTCTGCGCTACCCGTCGCTGGCGGTCGGTGAGCCGGGGCATCAGCCGCGCCAGCTCCTCGCGCGCCCAGCGGACGTGCCGCGCCTCCTCCGTCACGTGGATCCGGTTGACCATGCGGCTCAGCGGCTGCACGCGCTCGTCGCGCATCGACTCGCGCTGGAGCTGGTCGAGGGTCTCCTCCGCGACCAGGACGCTGGCGAACATCGCCGCCCCGCCCGCGGTCGCCGCGAACAGCCCGCCGAGCGCGTGCACGAGCGCGCCCGGCCGGTAGTCGGGCACGTCGAAGCGGGCGGCGAGCTTGGCGAACATGATCGAGTGCCGGCACTCGTCGGCGATCTCGGTGAGCGCGTACTGGACGTGGCCGGTGCGCGGGTCGCGGTCGTAGGAGTACCGGAGCAGCATCTGCATGAGGATCATCTCGAACCACAGCCCGACCTGCGCGATGCTGCAGATCTCGTGGATCGACAGCGTCACCTTCTGCTCCTCGGTCAGCCCGTCCCACAGGTCGGTGCCGTAGAGCGAGCAGCGTTCGGGACTGATGCCGTAGAGACCCGCGACGAGGTCCGCGTCCCAGTCGACGTCGATCGCCGGCTCGTAGGAGTGCTCCAGGGACGAGCGCAGGAGGCGCTCGGCGACGGACTCGCGGTCGGTGACCTTCATGCCCGGACCCTTCATTGGGTGTTACCGGTGGTTACTGTTACCACAGGTAACGTGACGGGCCCTCAGTTGTCAACACCCACCCGCCACCGCCGGTCGGGTCGCGCGTTGTACGGGTATGAACACCGCGGTCCGCGTCGCCGGGTACGCCACCGCGCTGGCCGTCGTCTTCGGTGCGGCGTTCGGCGTGGGGTCGGCGGTCGGCGAGCCCCCCGCCGCCGTTCCCGCCGTGGCGGCCCACCCGTCCGGCGGGCACTCCTCGGACGGGCAGTCCTCCGACGGGCAGGCGCACGGCGCGGACGACGGCGGCACCGACGGGCTCGCCGCCACCGCCGCGGGCTACACGCTCGTCCCGGCCGTCGACACACTGGAGCCGGGGATGGCGGGCGAGTACGCGTTCACCGTCACCGGATCGGACGGGGCCCCGGTCACCGCGTTCGACGTCGAACACGAGCAGTTGCTGCACCTCGTCGTGGTGCGCCGCGACGCCGCGGGGTTCCAGCACCTGCACCCCGCGCTCGGGCCCGACGGCGTGTGGCGGGTCCCGCTGACGCTGCCCGCGGGCGGGATCTACCGCGTCTACGCCGACTTCGTGCCGACCGGCGGCCCCGAGCTCGTGCTGGGCACCGACCTGTTCGCGCCCGGCGACTTCACCCCGATCCCGTTCGGGCCGTCGCGGGTGGCGCAGGTCGACGGCTACCAGGTGCGGCTCGACGGCGACCTCGTCCCCGGCACGTCCTCGCCGGTGTTCGCCACCGTCAGCCTCGACGGCGCCCCGGTCACCGACCTGGAGCCCTACCTCGGCGCGTTCGGCCACCTCGTCGCGTTGCGCCGCAGCGACCTCGCCTACCTGCATGTGCACCCCAGCGCGGCGACGCCCGCCCCGACCGACCGCTCGGGACCCGGCGTCGCGTTCGTCGCGGAGGTGCCGGCGTCCGGCGGGTACCGGCTGTTCCTGGACTTCCGGCACGGCGGGGTCGTGCGGACCGCCGAGTTCACCGTCGACGTCGGCTGACGCGCGTGGCCGACGTGCGACCCGGCACCGGTGCGGCGGCGGCCGCCACGGTGGCCGTCGTCGTGCTCTCGGCGGCACCTCCGTGGCAGTTCCGGAACTGGCAGTGGGTCGCCCTCGCACTGGCGGTACCGGTGGTACTGGTCGGGCTGCGGTCGGTGCGCTCCGTCCGCGACACGACCGGCCTGCTGACGGGGGCGGGCGCGCTCGGCGCGCTCGGCTGGTCGGTGGCGGTGCTGCTGATGGGCGGGGCCGGGGTGCCCGGCATGACCCAGCCGCCCGGAGCGCCGGTGCTGGCGCTCGACGCGGCGGCCGCGCTGGCGGCGCTGCTGCTCGTCCGCGACCGGCCCGGTGGTGCGCCGGGCGAGGTCCGCGGGGTGCGCCTGCTCGGGTTGGCGCTCCCGGCTCTCTCCGTGGCCGCGCTGGGATTCCGGCTGGGCGCGGGGGACGCCGCCGGCGGGGCGGCTGCGGCGGTCGCGGTGCTGGTGGCCGGATGCCCGTGCGCCCTGCTGCTGCTCCCCCGGCTCGCCGACGGTCCGCCGCGGATCGTCGTGGCCGCCGCGCACGGACCCGGAGTCCTGCGCACGGCGGGCGCACTGCACGTCGCGCAGGGCGGGACGGCGCCGGTCGGCCACGCCGTCGCCACCGCGGCGCAGGCCCGGCACGCGACTCTGCCCGGCGTGTCCGACCCCGACGGCGACCCCGCCACCGGCCTGCGCGGAGTGGTCTCGGAGCTGGACGGCCCGGACCGGGTCGTCGCGCACGCGGCACTCGCCGGACCGCCGGGCTGGCTGGCCGCCCACGGCGTGTCCCCCACCGAGGCCGCGGCACGGGCCGCCGCGCGCGGGGTCGAGGTGTGGTGCGTCGCGTGGGACGGGGTGGCGCGCGGCTGGCTGGAGATGGCGACGGCCCCGCGGGCGGGCACCCGCAGGCGGCGGACCGCACAGGTCGCGGCACTGGTCGCGGCCGCGCTCGGCGCGGCCACGGC
It contains:
- a CDS encoding AurF N-oxygenase family protein, producing MKVTDRESVAERLLRSSLEHSYEPAIDVDWDADLVAGLYGISPERCSLYGTDLWDGLTEEQKVTLSIHEICSIAQVGLWFEMILMQMLLRYSYDRDPRTGHVQYALTEIADECRHSIMFAKLAARFDVPDYRPGALVHALGGLFAATAGGAAMFASVLVAEETLDQLQRESMRDERVQPLSRMVNRIHVTEEARHVRWAREELARLMPRLTDRQRRVAQTLTPVVSFVVIRSLIHPGVYASVGLDPATARRAALANPHHRASIAWSARKLMPFLREVGIVGGPLTRLWRCANLIDRTD